The window ATAAAgttgaggagagagaaaataactaaaaaaattaggtcAAGATTtcttacaatatattttttttattgtttttgtttaaaccAATTACAAACTCCTATTATAAgctttaatttaaaagatatttgatattttttttttgttaagaagtgaaactaaaaaaaaaacaaggaaattgTCCATGCAAGATCAATTCTTATCAAAGCTCCTTATATCATTTAAGAGTTTATGATAATACAATAATCGAGTTATACTTCACTTACAcccttaatatttttcaattaaatgatgaaatcatataatataacttgaaaatatttttttatattaagtatgCATAAAAAATGTAGGGTATATTATATGCGCAtatccattattatttttttgttttttcctgtcataatattttttttttaatttatttcaattgataAACGAGCATGTTTTGATCAAATAAGTGTAATGTAAAATATGTTTTGAGCTTATAAGGAAATAATTtagattattaatattttggtaTATGACTTTATAAATTTGAGTCAAtataatctgattttttttaatatcttaatttaaattcaacaagaataataaaaataaaaataattatatcaattagtataatgttttgataaaatcattatataagatattaatatgataaaagaaattatttacaAATAACCAGACTATCCTCAACATTATGAGAGCATtgcaaaataatataatctatAAAAGTTCACAAAACTATGGGAAAACATATAGCTGTATTTACAATAATAAGTTATCAGCTCCTGTTCACATAGATGAAGTCAAAGAGAAATTTCCTCATCAGATATCCAactaaacaacaaaacaaaaactaaaacaccTTAATGTCTTGCATGAGATACGCTGTGATTTATTAGTGTCGATTAATCAGTAATCAGCattcaataaatttcttcacaTTTGGCAAGGAAAGGCAGTAACTTGATGCTTTCTGTACCTGCATTTTTGTATGATGGCCAAAGATAGCTAGGAAGATCCAGGAAAATATTGATTCTCTTTGTATATGAAGTGTTCAGCTGATCTTATTGCCTTTACATATGCTGTATGAATGCTCTTGTCTGCTTTCAAATTCTTTCCTAATACAAGATTCTGCAGAAAAAGGAGGTAAGTTATTGGAGCAGGTCTGGAATGATATCACATAAACATAAAACTAGAAGCACAAACTGGTTAATGTTAGCAAGTACTGCATAAAGCTAGTTCGAACTTGAGCCACGGCTTCTTGAGTGGAATTTGGAAATCCCTTCACAGATCCTGAATCAATAGATCGGAATACCTGTAAGAGAGACAATGATGATCATAATTTCTTTGGTATGTGTTTCAATTCTCCAAAGTCAACATTAGGCATCTTTCCCTTTATGAAAATCTGAACAGATTTGGAGAGAATTCCTTCACTATCTTTACTCATCATTGGAGTTATGCACCAAACCCCCAGAAAGTTATCTAAGAATTCATCTTCCACCTTTATTCTCAGCTCTTTTCCTCTTACATTATTCCCATTTCTAGGGTGAAGTTTGGCAGCAATGTTAAGAAGAATAGCAGCACGACAATTAGAAAAGCTCAATACTAGCAAAGAGGTTGGGATGATTAAGTATCAAAATATATCTAGCTCTTTTCCTCTTTCCTGAATTGATTGTCTCAACTGGTATCTCCACTACTCCAATAAGATGCACCCCAAGAAAATCATTGTCCTTAACATGAAACTTCATTGTCCTAAAATCGATACATCCAATTCaccatgcaaaaaaaaacaagttcctTTGTATCCGGAATTGCAATAGATTGAGTCTTTCGAGGAACATTAGTTTCCGTACCCATTCTGTCTTGTTAACTTGGCAAACACCAAATTGTCAAGGCACCTATATTTGCCAAAACTAGATCCAAAGTTGATCAATCAGAAGCTAACATCATAAAGCTTGTGAAATTTACTGTTTTGCAGATGGACCATACAATATCACAAACATTCATAAAATATGGCAACTCAGTATTCTTACTTGAGTGCATCAAAAGCGTTAGGCAGAGCTTGCAGTCTCTGTAAGTTGACACCAGGAATCTTTCCCATGCTGAAATGTCAGGAAAAAAAGATTAGGAACAAAATGATCAGTTTGAAGACAAAAATATGTACACAACCACCCAGCATTCACTACCACCATGCATGCACATAAAGGCATCACAGTTCAACGAACAACCATGGTACAAACCACAAAACATCTATGCAGATTAATAATCTTGTATATAATTTACAGTGGGCGTTTAGATGCCAGAAAAATCAGTGATAATAAGCAAGTCTGTTAAAGATTAGCAAAAATTCAAGCTTCCATAAAGCTACACCAAAATCCCATAAATTCCAAGATGAAAGTGATTTACAAGTCCATTCTCTCTTCCACCTCAAAGAACCATCAGTCTTCTCAGTATCCTCCCTGCACAACCCAATAACATCGAGAGAAATAAGATGATATGGTGAAGGGCAAAAAGGAATGAACTCTTTCTTAAAGTTGTTCATTTTCACAAAAACTGATTGTGTTCAACTTCTCCTCACATTTCAGCAGTGTACTTCACTTTCAAGCATGCAGAGTTTCCCAGGAGACTGTTGGTAATTGAAGAATAGTGACCACAAAACTCTTGATGATAAAACTTTCCAGTAATCTAACTAGTAAGCAGTCAAGGGCTAACCTAGCTACACAAGATGACATTTTAATCTATCTTCCCATAAACAAATCTACAAGTCATGCGTGCATGTAAGGTCAGTAAACCATTCTTTGTCCTCACCTGCACTATGAAACCACCTATGAATAAtctaaaaattgagaaaaataaggTTCCAGTTAATCACTTAATGGAGGGAGTGCCTTACTTGGTTTGACCACCCTGGTTGTCCCAATGGTGCAGAGTTCCCTTGCTCTGTTTGCATGCTCCTCTGCTCCATTTGCACGGACCTCTGACCTTCACCTGGGTGACGTTGTCCATAGCTAGTATTTCCACCTTGCCCATAGTTTCCACCATGGGTGGGAGAATAATTGCAGTTGTCTCCCCTATCATCTCTTTGCCCAGGAGATCCATGATCCCTCCTCCAATCTCCTTGTGGAAAGCTCCTTTGGTCTGGGTCATAATGATTCCCCTGCTGTCCTTGGTTGTAACCTTGCTGTCCTGGGCGGTAATGACTTCCCTGCTGTTCCTGGAAGTAACCTTGCTGTCCTGGGGGGTAATGATTTCCCTGCTGTTCTTGGAAGTAACCTTGATGTCCTGGGGGGTAAAGATTTCCCTGCTGTCCTTGGTTGTAACCTTGCTGACCTGGGGGATAACGATTTCCATGCTGTCCTGGGTTGTAACCTTGCTGTCCTGGGGGGTAATGATTTCCCTGCTGCTCTTGGTTGTAACCTTGCTGACCTGGGGAATAACGATTTCCATGCTGTCCTTGGTTGTAACCTTGCTGTCCTGGGGGGTAATGATTTCCCTGCTGATCTTGGAAGTAACCTTGTCCTGGGGGGTAATGATTTCCCTGCTGTCCTTGGAAGTAACCTTGCTGTCCTGGATACATGTTCCTTCCTCCAGGGGCATAATCCCTATTGTTCATTGGCATCCTTCCTCCTAGCACTGGAGGACCATGATCTTGCTGTGATGGACCATTTTGTGGAGACCCGTAGCAACTACCACCTCCTTGCATGTGCCCTTGCTGACTGTACTGGAGTTACACAACCCaataaaaacaagagaaataaGATGATATGGTGAAGGGAAAAAGggaattaattcttaattaaagtTGTTCATTCTCAAAAACTTATTGTGTTCAACTTCTCCTCACATTTCAGCAGTGTACTTCACTTTCAAGCATGCAGAGTTTCCCAAGAGATTTATTGGTAATTGAAGAATAGTAATCACAAGACTTTTGATGATAAAACTTCCCTGTTATCTAACTTGTAAACAGTCATGGGCTAACCTAGCTCCAAAAGATGACATTTTAATCTATATTCCCATAAACAAATCTACAAGTCATGCGTGCATGTAAGGTCAGTAAACCATTCTCCGTCCTCACCTGCACTATGAAACCACCTATGGATaatctaaaaaatgaaaaaaagggtcCTAATCACTTAATGGGGGGAGTGCCTTACTTGGTTTGACCACCCTGGTTGTCCCATTGGTGCATAGTTCCCTTGCTCTCCTTGCATGCCCCTCAGCTCCATTTGTGCGGACCTCTGACCTTCACCTGGGTGACGTCGTCCATAGCTAGTATTTCCACCTTGCCCATAGTTTCCACCATGGGTGGGAGAATAATTCCAGTTGTCTCCCCTATCATCTCTTTGCCCAGGAGATCCATGATCCCTCCTCCAATCTCCTTGTGGAAAGCTCCTTTGGTCTGGGTCATAATGATTCCCCTGCTGTCCTTGGTTGTAACCTTGCTGTCCTGGGCGGTAATGACTTCCCTGCTGTCCTTGGTTGTAACCTTGCTGTCCTGGGGGATCGTGATTTCCTTGCTGTCCTGGATATGTGTTCCTTCCTCCAGTAGCATAATCCCTATTGTTCATCGGCACTGTTCCTCCTAGCCCTGGAGGACCATGATTTTTCTGTGGTGGACGATTTTGTTGAGACCCGTAGTTACTACCACCTCCTTGCATATGCCCTTGCTGACTATACTGGGGTTGCGGCCCTTGATGGTTTGGAATTGGACTTTCAGGCTGGTCAAATCTAGGTGGAATTCTGCCTGGATCACGGCGCCTTTCTCCACCTCTCTGAAATTGAACTGGGGGTGGTCTCGGAGTGATTACTCCATTTTTATACTTGTCTCCTGCAAAGTAGATCAAATGAGTTTAATTCACCAATTGAACTAACCACTATCAAACTTGCTTTTAACTAATTGTGTAATAGCCAAGTGACCAAATGAAAGAGCTAATACTACCTTAAAAGAGTAGAATAACAGACAATATACTAGAATGCATTTCAacaattgaattgaaagaagatatttcaatcacaaggagaaaaaaatgacctccattttccttttttactcGCGAATCTGGTGATACAAAAACAGCCCCCGGAACACCTGTTTAAAGCATCATCACATATGACAAGTCAGTAAGCAAGCATTCAGGACACCAACAGCAATAACAATGCACAAAAAACAGGTGGAAATTCAGAATGCAAGAAACACAAATGTATGGTTACGCTTGACAGAAGGGGTAGATACGAAAGTGATGTAAATGCGTTTGATTGAAGGGATGGAGATGGCTCTCCTATAGTTAGTTTTGAAGTGAATTTGTTTACTTTCAAAGGGCCTCGTTTGTCCCACTGTCAAAAGCTAACACCTGCCTCTAAACTTTTCGGCCTCTTGGTGCGTAATTGAAACCTGAAACCCTTGGTAAATAGTTGTGCTACAAGCATACATTCTCTTCTTCGCCTCCTCAATACTGAAAAAACATCACgccattaaaattaaactaataaatcataacaaaaaacaaaacaaaacatgaaaccTGATGTTGAGTCCCTGGGCACAGATGCGTTCAAAACCAGCGACCATTTCTTCAGGAGAGGATTTGGGTTCTTTTGGGAAATCAACAGTCACCAGCCAGTGAATGTATTCGTTGCCTTCAAACAGAATTGTGTTCTTAACAATTTCTTCTCCATCCTCGTATACCTTGTACTGTTTCTCTGCTAAACCAGTCGTCGACATCATTGACACTCTCGTTCCCGAGAATCCCCGCCATTGAGAAATGATTGGGGGCGTCTGTGCGGCTGGTGGTGCGATTTCGATAGGAGTGGAGAGAGGAGGGCGTTGCCGAGTAGAAGAGAGTGGGGTTAGGGCTCGACGGAGGCGGAGCAGTCGTTGCGCCATAGCTATGCCAGGGTTTTGGAGGGGGTTTAGACTGGAATGAAAGGCTCTAGACTCTccatccctccctccctctctagTCAAGGGCTCTTACCTTATGGTACATTGATTTTACATAAATATTCAATCTAGTACATAGACTTTAATTATCTTTGTTTAAGTACACCGATTTTTCAGGACTTTCAATCAAGTCCAAGGCTCTGTTTTCTGCTTATGTGTCCTAAGGGAAAGCTGCAATTTTGATACATCAACTTTCACTTTTTCTCAATCTAGTACACGGGCTTTAATATTTACGGGTCTGAAATTTTAGAGCAGTTCAAAGGAAATTAAAgcttcatttgtttttgttgtacgGTCAACGGTGTGCTGTGGTGTATGTTTTATCCTAAATATACATGTCtatcaatatatattatagttttatataaattttattaaaaactccTTTCtaaaattttggataaaaaaaaactacaatttataatctttttaaatttattttttaaattataactgcAAAAACTTttgtaatatcaaatatatattaagaatctgtttgtttttttattttaaaaatgtttttgaaaaaaaattaaattttttttttgcttcaagttaattttttttatattttcaaattattttaatgtattaatattaaaaatatattattttaatatatttataaataaaaaatatttttaaaaataatcactaaatatactataagcttattattaaaaagttgaaaaacagCGTAGTGGAAGGAGAAACCTAGcaaaatgaagggaaaaaaagctTTTCAAGCTTCCGTAATGCATATGAAAACAACATTGAGAAAATACTAGATGTCATACATGTGCACTGCCGCAAGCTTACGGTATATCTA of the Populus nigra chromosome 7, ddPopNigr1.1, whole genome shotgun sequence genome contains:
- the LOC133698394 gene encoding multiple organellar RNA editing factor 1, mitochondrial-like; protein product: MAQRLLRLRRALTPLSSTRQRPPLSTPIEIAPPAAQTPPIISQWRGFSGTRVSMMSTTGLAEKQYKVYEDGEEIVKNTILFEGNEYIHWLVTVDFPKEPKSSPEEMVAGFERICAQGLNISIEEAKKRMYACSTTIYQGFQVSITHQEAEKFRGVPGAVFVSPDSRVKKENGGDKYKNGVITPRPPPVQFQRGGERRRDPGRIPPRFDQPESPIPNHQGPQPQYSQQGHMQGGGSNYGSQQNRPPQKNHGPPGLGGTVPMNNRDYATGGRNTYPGQQGNHDPPGQQGYNQGQQGSHYRPGQQGYNQGQQGNHYDPDQRSFPQGDWRRDHGSPGQRDDRGDNWNYSPTHGGNYGQGGNTSYGRRHPGEGQRSAQMELRGMQGEQGNYAPMGQPGWSNQYSQQGHMQGGGSCYGSPQNGPSQQDHGPPVLGGRMPMNNRDYAPGGRNMYPGQQGYFQGQQGNHYPPGQGYFQDQQGNHYPPGQQGYNQGQHGNRYSPGQQGYNQEQQGNHYPPGQQGYNPGQHGNRYPPGQQGYNQGQQGNLYPPGHQGYFQEQQGNHYPPGQQGYFQEQQGSHYRPGQQGYNQGQQGNHYDPDQRSFPQGDWRRDHGSPGQRDDRGDNCNYSPTHGGNYGQGGNTSYGQRHPGEGQRSVQMEQRSMQTEQGNSAPLGQPGWSNQHGKDSWCQLTETASSA